DNA from Streptomyces sp. NBC_01476:
GCGATCTCCTGCGACGACACCCAGCGGCTGTAGGTCGGGGACTGGGGCCAGCCCTCCGGGGAGTCCTGCCACTCCTCCTGGCGGCCGTAGGGCAGGACGTCGACCAGAGGGAAGAGGTGGCTGAGCTGCTCGGTGCCGCGGCCGTCGGTGTGCCAGGTGCGGTAGACCGTGTCGCCGTTGCGCAGGAAAACGTTGACCGCGAAGCCGCCGTTGGGCGGGGCACCGACATCGCTGCCGAAGTTGCTGTCCGCGGTGGAGTACCAGGTCATCGTGTTGCCCACCTTGCGCTTGTAGGCGAGCGCTTCGTCGATCGGCCCCTGGGTGACGATCACGAACCGGGCGTCGAACTTCTCCAGGCCCGCGAGCCGGGTGAACTGCGAGGTGAAACCGGTGCAGCCCCCGCACTGCCACTCCGCGCCCTCGTGCCACATGTGGCTGTAGACGATCAGCTGCGGGTGCTCACCGAAGATCTCCGCGAGCCGTACCGGACCCTCCTCACCCTCCAGCACGTAGTCGGGCATCTCCACCATCGGCAGCCGGCGGCGCTGCGCCGCGATGGCATCCAGCTCGCGGGTGGCGGCCTTCTCCCGCACGCGCAGAGCGGCCAGCTCCTTCTCCCAGGCGGAAGGGTCGACGATTGGGGGCAGGGCGTTGTTGCTGATGGACATGTCTCCTCCGGACGGTCAAGTGC
Protein-coding regions in this window:
- a CDS encoding DUF899 domain-containing protein produces the protein MSNNALPPIVDPSAWEKELAALRVREKAATRELDAIAAQRRRLPMVEMPDYVLEGEEGPVRLAEIFGEHPQLIVYSHMWHEGAEWQCGGCTGFTSQFTRLAGLEKFDARFVIVTQGPIDEALAYKRKVGNTMTWYSTADSNFGSDVGAPPNGGFAVNVFLRNGDTVYRTWHTDGRGTEQLSHLFPLVDVLPYGRQEEWQDSPEGWPQSPTYSRWVSSQEIAAAYGEGAS